In one window of Patescibacteria group bacterium DNA:
- a CDS encoding lmo0937 family membrane protein, translating into MLTTIAIIFIVLWLVGLVTSYTLGGFIHALLVIAVIMILVRLIKGKRV; encoded by the coding sequence ATGTTAACAACAATTGCAATTATTTTCATTGTTCTTTGGCTTGTAGGTCTAGTAACATCTTATACTCTTGGTGGATTTATCCACGCTCTTTTAGTAATAGCGGTTATTATGATTTTGGTAAGATTAATAAAGGGAAAAAGGGTTTAA
- a CDS encoding SdpI family protein, with the protein MKNPIKMNLKTEILPILCVIFSGVSSIMLYPKMPEKIPIHWNFRGEIDNWGNSFSHVIAINAMIIGIYLMFIFMPYLDPKKERYEQFEKIYHIIKNVLMIFLTGILFMTNLSAIGYPINVALYIPIAVGILFIILGNYMGKIKPNWFVGIRTPWTLSSEETWNKSHRLSGKIFMLSGFLIAINGFLPEILRLPVFIFAIVIILFGTLVGSYIIYRKNK; encoded by the coding sequence ATGAAGAACCCAATAAAAATGAATTTAAAAACAGAAATATTACCAATATTATGTGTAATATTTAGTGGAGTCTCATCTATCATGCTGTATCCAAAAATGCCTGAAAAAATTCCTATACATTGGAATTTTAGAGGTGAAATAGATAATTGGGGAAATAGCTTTTCGCATGTAATTGCTATAAATGCAATGATAATAGGAATTTACCTAATGTTTATATTTATGCCATATCTTGATCCCAAAAAAGAAAGATATGAACAATTTGAAAAAATATATCATATAATAAAAAATGTACTTATGATATTTTTGACTGGTATATTGTTTATGACAAATCTTAGTGCAATTGGTTATCCTATTAATGTAGCACTATATATTCCTATTGCTGTTGGAATATTGTTTATAATACTTGGAAATTATATGGGAAAAATAAAACCAAATTGGTTCGTAGGAATAAGAACTCCATGGACACTTTCTTCTGAAGAAACCTGGAATAAATCTCATAGATTGAGCGGAAAAATATTTATGTTATCAGGATTTCTTATTGCAATTAATGGATTCTTGCCAGAAATTTTAAGACTTCCTGTGTTTATTTTTGCAATTGTTATTATCTTATTTGGAACACTTGTTGGTTCTTATATAATTTATAGAAAAAATAAATAG
- a CDS encoding autorepressor SdpR family transcription factor — protein sequence MGLNETLNALSDPSRRKILDLLKKKDMSAGEISKYFDITLPSISHHLNILKQTNLVTFQRSGQQIIYSLNLSIFDEVAELLIKFFNK from the coding sequence ATGGGATTAAACGAAACACTAAATGCATTATCAGATCCTTCAAGAAGAAAAATACTAGACCTTTTGAAAAAAAAAGATATGTCGGCAGGAGAGATTAGTAAATATTTTGATATAACCCTACCCTCTATTTCTCATCACTTAAATATTTTAAAGCAAACAAATCTTGTAACATTTCAGAGAAGTGGCCAACAAATAATTTATTCTCTTAATTTGAGCATATTTGATGAAGTGGCAGAATTACTTATAAAATTTTTCAATAAATAA
- a CDS encoding AAA family ATPase translates to MFLDKIKINLYKSIKNPIDLDLNLMNTFIGQNNSGKSNILDAIELCIDPTKDNTSLFYDKSNIILNIEFTEFEVKEFLFPSDRANLILKNQKRILSFKKKDIEYDEKISNYLSSKIKRLNENVFLDLDCINEDFKNIFKYKQNFYEFQYNLKKHFPKISTTKNALDINYEHKGIKEGDRDATIDWLGSGFSRVFTILLYIYHPEYNIIMIDEPENHLHPAMIRKLLWAMQNSNSGQILFTTHSPLFITPVSLPQLIKVVKKENITSVLTIKNKNYNLDRLIKELNADNLEMFFSDEVVLVEGVSDKLLFTSLINNFYMGEKDIKVIQTYGKGNAVVYAEVLNIFDIPYVMIFDRDMLQGNYLRDLLNRIDLKLKNVSGDNFIKELKKYRIFVLPNGDLEANYPRKYQKYDSKSENALYASSSITEEDFNSLKMKNLKEIINSL, encoded by the coding sequence ATGTTTTTAGATAAAATAAAAATTAATCTTTATAAAAGTATAAAAAATCCTATAGATTTGGATTTGAATTTGATGAATACTTTTATTGGACAAAATAACTCTGGTAAATCAAATATTTTAGATGCAATAGAGCTTTGTATTGACCCAACAAAAGATAATACATCTCTATTTTATGATAAATCAAATATTATTTTAAATATTGAATTTACAGAATTTGAGGTGAAAGAATTTTTATTTCCAAGTGATAGGGCAAATCTGATTTTAAAAAATCAAAAAAGAATATTGTCATTTAAAAAAAAAGACATTGAATATGATGAAAAAATATCTAATTATCTATCTTCAAAAATAAAAAGATTAAATGAAAATGTATTTTTGGATCTTGATTGTATAAATGAAGATTTTAAAAATATTTTTAAATACAAACAAAATTTTTATGAGTTTCAGTATAATTTAAAAAAGCACTTTCCAAAAATATCTACTACAAAAAATGCATTGGATATAAATTATGAACACAAAGGTATAAAAGAAGGGGATAGAGATGCTACCATTGATTGGCTTGGAAGTGGTTTTAGTAGGGTATTTACTATACTTTTATATATTTATCATCCAGAATATAATATTATAATGATAGATGAACCAGAAAATCATTTGCATCCTGCTATGATAAGAAAATTGTTGTGGGCAATGCAAAATAGCAATTCTGGTCAAATTTTATTTACTACACATTCTCCTTTATTTATAACTCCAGTTTCCTTACCTCAACTTATAAAAGTTGTGAAAAAAGAAAATATTACAAGTGTTCTTACAATAAAAAACAAAAATTATAATTTAGATAGACTAATAAAAGAATTAAATGCGGATAATTTAGAAATGTTTTTCTCTGATGAAGTTGTACTTGTAGAAGGTGTATCAGACAAGTTGTTGTTTACATCTTTGATAAATAATTTTTATATGGGTGAAAAAGATATAAAAGTAATTCAAACATATGGAAAAGGAAATGCTGTTGTGTATGCTGAAGTTTTGAATATTTTTGATATTCCTTATGTTATGATTTTTGATAGAGATATGTTACAAGGTAATTATTTGAGAGACTTACTAAATCGTATTGATTTGAAATTGAAAAATGTATCAGGTGATAATTTTATAAAAGAATTAAAAAAATATAGAATTTTTGTATTGCCAAATGGTGACTTGGAAGCAAATTATCCAAGAAAATATCAGAAATATGATAGTAAATCAGAAAATGCTTTGTATGCATCGTCTTCTATTACAGAAGAAGATTTTAATTCTCTAAAAATGAAAAATTTAAAAGAAATAATTAATAGTTTGTAA
- a CDS encoding EamA family transporter: protein MSWFLIAIIAYLIMAFVNIGDKFILGNVVPNSKAYTFFVGCLGMIVFVLAPFYLIWPGIVTFLLNIIIGAMFPLALLLMYKALKDGDTSKVITLIGGSIPIFTIFFSISFFNEKFSVREWIGIILLLIGTLIISWIPNKKTIWHKFAMWFGDTDDDDTKGIIVAILAALFFSLFFIGTKYMYNIQPFMSGFIWIRLGSFIMVLFLLVDKKDREGIFKSIKLLKKTKNKFLFFGNQGLAAVGSFLQNYAIALGSVVFVNALQGVQYAFLLILGAVITMLRPKAIKEDISKSIIIQKAISIFIIAIGLYLIS, encoded by the coding sequence ATGTCTTGGTTTTTAATAGCAATTATAGCTTATTTGATAATGGCTTTTGTAAACATTGGAGATAAGTTTATTTTAGGAAATGTAGTTCCTAATAGTAAAGCTTATACGTTTTTTGTGGGATGTCTTGGAATGATTGTTTTTGTCCTTGCTCCTTTTTATCTTATTTGGCCTGGAATTGTGACATTTCTTTTAAATATTATTATTGGAGCCATGTTTCCTTTGGCATTACTTTTGATGTATAAGGCATTAAAAGATGGTGATACTTCAAAAGTTATTACTCTTATTGGTGGTTCTATTCCAATATTTACAATATTTTTTTCAATTTCATTTTTTAATGAAAAATTTAGTGTTCGCGAATGGATTGGTATAATATTACTTCTTATTGGTACTTTGATTATTTCTTGGATTCCAAATAAAAAAACTATATGGCATAAATTTGCAATGTGGTTTGGTGATACAGATGATGATGATACAAAAGGAATAATTGTTGCAATTCTGGCAGCATTATTTTTTTCTTTGTTTTTTATTGGTACAAAATATATGTACAATATTCAGCCATTTATGAGTGGTTTTATTTGGATAAGATTGGGAAGTTTTATTATGGTACTATTTTTACTTGTTGATAAAAAAGATAGAGAAGGAATATTTAAGAGCATAAAATTATTAAAGAAAACAAAAAATAAGTTTTTGTTTTTTGGAAATCAAGGTCTCGCAGCTGTAGGCTCTTTTTTACAAAATTATGCAATTGCACTCGGGTCTGTGGTTTTTGTAAATGCATTACAGGGTGTACAGTATGCATTTCTTTTAATTCTTGGAGCTGTAATTACAATGTTAAGGCCAAAAGCTATAAAAGAAGATATATCAAAATCAATAATTATTCAAAAAGCAATATCAATATTTATAATTGCTATTGGTTTATATCTTATATCATAA